A single region of the Penaeus vannamei isolate JL-2024 chromosome 23, ASM4276789v1, whole genome shotgun sequence genome encodes:
- the LOC138866039 gene encoding keratin, type I cytoskeletal 9-like, with the protein MIELYGLPSVDLLYGASSYRGSIYRGSSYRGSSYRGSSYRGLNYRGSNYRGSSYRGSSYRGSNYYMGSSYKGLNYRGSSYRVLNYRGSSYRGLNYRGSSYRGSSYRGSSYRGSSYRGSSYRGSSYRGSSYRGSIYRGSNYRGLNYRGLNFRGSSYRGSSYRGSIYRGSNYRGSSYRGLNYRGSNYRGSNYRGSNYRGSNYRGSNYRGSNYRGSNYRGSNYRDLNYRASNCRGSSYRGSSYRGLNYRDSNL; encoded by the coding sequence ATGATTGAACTGTATGGCCTGCCCTCGGTGGATCTACTGTATGGGGCTTCGAGCTATAGGGGTTCGATCTACAGGGGTTCGAGCTACAGGGGTTCGAGCTACAGGGGTTCGAGCTACAGGGGTTTGAACTACAGGGGTTCGAACTACAGGGGTTCGAGCTACAGGGGTTCGAGCTACAGGGGTTCGAACTACTACATGGGTTCGAGCTACAAGGGTCTGAACTACAGGGGTTCGAGCTACAGGGTTTTGAACTACAGGGGTTCGAGCTACAGGGGTTTGAACTACAGGGGTTCGAGCTACAGGGGTTCGAGCTACAGGGGTTCGAGCTACAGGGGTTCGAGCTACAGGGGTTCGAGCTACAGGGGTTCGAGCTACAGGGGTTCGAGCTACAGGGGTTCGATCTACAGGGGTTCGAACTACAGGGGTTTGAACTACAGGGGTTTGAACTTCAGGGGTTCGAGCTACAGGGGTTCGAGCTACAGGGGTTCGATCTACAGGGGTTCGAACTACAGGGGTTCGAGCTACAGGGGTTTGAACTACAGGGGTTCGAACTACAGGGGCTCGAACTACAGGGGTTCGAACTACAGGGGCTCGAACTACAGGGGTTCGAACTACAGGGGCTCGAACTACAGGGGCTCGAACTACAGGGGTTCGAACTACAGGGATTTGAACTACAGGGCTTCGAACTGCAGGGGTTCGAGCTACAGGGGTTCGAGCTACAGGGGTTTGAACTACAGGGACTCGAATCTATAG